The genomic stretch CTCACCCTTGCTGAACCCGGCGACGCCCTATGACCCGCTGCATGATTTCACCCATCTGGCGATCCTGGCGGGCTTCCCCCTCGCACTCGGCGTCAGCGCGGCGGGGCCGATCCAGACACTGGAGGAGTTCCTTGCCGCCAGCCGCGCCAAGCCGGGGGGTGCCAGCATCGGGACGCCGGGCCAGGCCTCGCTGCCGCATATCGGCATGGAATTGCTGCGCCAGACGCGCGGCCTGAACTACGTGCATGTGCCCTTCCGCGGCGGAGCGCCGGCGGCGGTGCTGGAGACCATCGCCGGACGGCTGGACGCCACCTTCGCGGGCTTTGGCGAGATGGCCGCGAATGACCGCATCCGCGTGATCGCGATGGCCGCCGAGCAACGCCTGCCAAGCCGGCCGGAATTGCCGACCTTCCGCGACAGCGGGCTCGATCTGGTCGCCACCGTCTGGTTCGGGCTTTGCGCGCCCGCCGGCCTGCCCCCCGCCATCGCGGCGCGGCTGAGCGAGGCGGCCATCGCCACCGCGGCCGAGCCCAGCTTTACGGCGAGCCTTACCCCGCTCGGCCTGCTTCCCGGGATGCGCATGGGCATGCCCCAGGCGGGCGCCTATGTCGCGAGCGAGTTGGCCCGCTGGGGTGAAGTGGTCCGCCAGGCCAACATCACCGCCGGATAGGTCAGGGGCGCAAGGCCGCTGTCAGGAACCGCACGATCTCGGCGTTGAACTGCGTGTGAAAAGCCGCGCGGTCAAAGCCCGGGCGGCTGGTGCAGATGGCCGGTACGGCGCGGGCCAGGATCTCGGTGCAGGGAGCCTGGAAGTCGTAATGCCCGGCACCCGCCACCAGATGAAATTCCGGCGGGCGCGGCAGGGCGGCACGCACCGGCTCGGCATAGAACGGTGCTGGAAGGACCGCATCCTCGGCCGCCTGCCAGAGCTGCACGGGCATGCTGAGCGCGGCCAGCGTACCGGGGCCGAAGGTGTAGCCCAGGGCGGGAGCCGCCACGACCAGGGCGCGCAACGGCAAGGGACTGCGGACCAGGGCGGCAGGGGCTGTTGCAATCGCGGTGGGGGCGCCATTGGCGATCAGCCGGCATTCGAAGACCTCGGGGTGGGCAGCGCAATGCGCGGCGATCAGCGTTCGGTCCGGCATGCCGCCCGCCGCCACCAGCACGGTGAAGGCGCCGGCAGAGTAGCCAAAGGCGGCGATGCGGCCGGAATCCACCGCGCCGGGGCTCCAGCTTTCCGCCACATGGCCGATGACGGCCACGAATTGCCGGGTGCGCGCCGCAAGATCCGTGGCGCCGGAGCGGTCGCGGAAATTATCGCCCGGATGGGTCGGCGCGGCCACGATGAACCCCGCCCCAGCCAGCGCCATGGCCGTATCGGCATGGCTCTGCGAGAAGGCCCCGCTGCCATGCGAGAAGACCACAAGCGGCAAGGCCCGGCCGCGCAGTGCCGCGCCCGGCGAGGCACTTTCCGCCGGATACCACAGGCTGGTCTCGATCGCGGGTGCCGCGCCGTCGGGCACCTGGATCACCCGGGTGCTGACGGCACCGCCATCGGCCCTGGCCGGAAGCTGACTGGCGAGAAGCACGAGCAGAGCGGCGAGGAAACGGCGCATGGATGACCCTCCGGAAGCAGGTCAGCGGACGCTAGGCGCCTTTCCCGCGAATCCCTATTGCGGCCGCACACCCATCGCGATGGTCCGCTCATCCATGCGCGGATCATGCCGCAGGCCGCGCCGCACCGCCCAGGTGTTCAGATATTGCACGAGCTGGATCACCGGGCGTTCCTCGGCGAACATCGTCACCGCCTCCTGCCACATCGCCTCGCGCCGCTCCTCATCCATGGTGGCGGAGGCCTGCGCGGTGAAGCGGTCGAAGAAGGGGTTGGAATAGCGCGCATTGTTGTTGGCGCCGGTCAGCCGCTGCCGGTCATTGGTGGAGATGATGTTCACCAGGAAATTCGACGCCTCGCCCGTCGAGCTTCCCCAGGCGCCGAGCTGCATGCCGAATTCGACGCGCGCGCGGCGCGGCACGAAGCCCGCCCAGGGCAACGCCTCCACCTGGGTGCGCACGCCGATGCGCGTCCACATCTGTGCGACCCCCTGCGCCAGGCGCGCATCATTGGGCCAGCGGTCATTCGGGGTGGAGAGCGTCAGGCGGAAGCCGTCCGGGAAGCCCGCCTCGGCCAGCAGGCGGCGGGCGGCCTCCGCGTCGAAAGCGTCCGGCCGGATGTTCGGGTTGTAGCCAAAGGCTCCCGGGGGCAGCCATTGCGCGGTGGATTGCGCGGCCCCCTCCATCACGCGCTCCACCAGCGCATCACGATTGATGGCGAGGCTGAGCGCGCGGCGCACCCGCGGATCCTTGAAGGGATTGGCGGCCAGCGGCTGGCCGGCATTGTCGGTGACGCCGGGCGGTGCCGTATCGCGCGAGTAATCCGGCGCCAGGTAGACGGTGCGCAGGCTCGGGATTTCCGTCACCGTCACGCGCGGGTCCCGGCGCAGCCTTGCGAGGTCACTGGTCGGGATCTGCTCGATCACATCCACATCGCCCGCCAGCAGGGCCGCGGTGCGGGAGGCATCGTTCAGCAGCATGCGGTAGCTGACGCGGGCCCAGGGCTCGGCACCGCCGAAATAGGCGTCATTGCGCGTCATCTCCACCCGGTCCCCGGTGCGAAAGGCGACGAAGCGATAGGGGCCGGTGCCGATCGCCGCGCGGCCGCTGTTGAAATCCTCAGTCGCGGCCCCCTCCGCCGCATGCCGCGCGATGATGGAGACCGAGGCGAGATCGAGCGGCATGAGCGGGTGCGGCGCGTGGGTGTGCAGCCGGATCAGATGCGGGTTTACCACCTCGACGCGCTGGATCGCGCGGAGGAAGCCGCCAAACCCACCGGGCGAATTGGGGACATTCGGCACCCGGCCGAAGGTGAAGACCACGTCATCGGCGGTGAAGGGCCGGCCATCATGCCAGGTGACGCCCTGGCGCAGCTCCATTTCCCAGATCGTGTCCGAGACGGGCCGCCAGGCAGTGGCCAGCGAGGGATGCGGACGCGCCCGGCCATCGCGCTCGATCAGCCGGTCGAAAATATGCATGGTCAGCGCATTGTTCGGGCCGACATTGTGGAAATGCGGGTCAATGGTGGTGACCGGCGCGCCCGAGCCGACCCCCAGCGTCTGAGAGCCCGCCGGAAGGCTGAACGCCACCGCCAGCGCCATGCCCAGAACTGCCCGCTTGTCCATGTTCATCTCCCTGATCTTTCCTGGGAGGCTAACATGGGGCCTTGGCGGGCGACTACTCTTCGTCGCGCCGCATGCGCTGCTGGACCACGGGGCGCGTCGGGCCGGCACCCTGACGGCCGATCGGGATGGAGCGGACCTTCACCTCCGGCATCGGGCGCTGAAGGTCGATGTGCAGCAGGCCATTATCCAGGAAGGCGCCCTCGACCTCGATCCCCTCGGCCAGAACGAAGGCGCGCTGGAATTGCCGGGCGGCGATGCCGCGATGAATGAAGATCCGCCCATCCGCCTCGTCGCGCTGGCGGCCGCGGATGACGAGCTGGTTATCCTCCTGCGTGATCGCCAGGTCCTCCATGGAGAAGCCCGCGACGGCGAGGGTGATGCGCAGCCGCGCCTCGCCGGTCTGCTCGATATTGTAGGGCGGGTAACCTTCGGCGTTCTTCTGCACGCGGTCGAGCATTTGTTCGAGGTGGTCAAAGCCGAGAAACAGCGGCGAACCAAACACCGAGGATCGTGACATGCAGCCTCCTGCCGGGAGCGAGGACAGACCGAAACCCCATGGCGGCGGCACCGGACCCGCAAGACTTGGCCCGCGCGCCGCGCCGTTGCAAGGGTGGGGGCCAGGCGCTACCTCACACCTCATCATGACCGACGAAAAACTCCCGATCCTGCTGGTGCCCGACCCGAGGCTGCGCCTGAAGGCCCGCCCCGTGGCCGAGGGCGATGACGCGGCGGTGCGCGCACTCGCGCCGCGCATGCTGGCGACGATGTATGCCGCCCCCGGCATTGGCCTCGCGGCGCCGCAGATCGGCTCGGATCTGCGGCTCATCGTGCTGGATTGCGGCGGCAAGGACACGCCGGAACCCATGGTGCTGATCAACCCCGAGATCATCGCCGAAAGCCGCGAGCGCGCCCTGCGCGAGGAGGGCTGTCTCTCGCTCCCCGGGCTCTACGCCGATGTGGAACGCCCGCAGCGCATCAAGCTGCGCTGGCGCGAGCTGGACGGCATGCGCCGGGAGATGGAGGCGGATGGCCTGCTCGGCGTGTGCCTGCAGCATGAGATCGACCATCTGAACGGCGTGCTCTTCGTGGATCATCTTTCGGCCTTGAAGCGCAACATGATGCTGCGCAAACTGGCCAAGGAGCTGAAGCTCAAGGCGCGCGACGCTGATGGTGGTTGACCACGGCGACCGCGCCGCACCGCAGCCACGCCGCGGCGAGGACCAGCGCGTGGATCGCATGCGCGCGGCGCCGGGTCGCAGCGCGTGAGTGGCGACCGCCAGCCCCTGCGCATCGCCTTCATGGGCAGCCCGGATTTCGCGGTCCCCGCACTGAGGGCGCTGCACGCGGCCGGGCATGACATCCGCGCCGTCTATACCCAGCCGCCCAAGCCCGCGGGGCGTGGCCAGCAGGAAACCCCCTGCCCCGTGCACCGCGCCGCCCTGGCGCTGGGGCTCGAGGTGCGCACGCCCGCACGGGTGAAGCGCGACGCCCAGGCCCATGCCGATTTCGCGGCCCTCGACCTCGATGTGGCGGTGGTCGCGGCCTATGGGCTGATCCTGCCGCCGGCCATGCTGGCGGCGCCGCGCCGTGGCTGCCTGAACATCCATGCCTCGCTGCTGCCGCGCTGGCGGGGTGCCGCGCCGATCCATGCCGCCATCCTGCATGGCGATGCGCAAAGCGGCGTCACCATCATGCGCATGGAGGAGGGGCTGGATACCGGGCCCATGCTGCTCGCGGAATCCGTCGGGCTGACACGGCAGAGCACCACCGCGGCCCTGCATGATGCGCTGGCCGCCATGGGCGCCCGACTGATCCTGCGCGCGCTGGCGGAGTCCCCCCCCGAAACCCCGCAGCCCGAAGCCGGCGTCACCTATGCGCCCAAGCTGACCAAGGCGGATGGGTTGCTCGACTGGGCGCAGCCGGCCGCCGCGCTGGATGCGCGGGTGCGGGCCATGAACCCCTGGCCTGGTGCCTATTTCCCGCATGCCGGGGACATGCTGCGCGTGCTGGCGGCGGAACCCGCCGAGGACATGGGCGCGCCAGGCGCCATGCCGCCAGGAACGGTCCTGCCGGGTGCTGGCCTCGTCATTGCCTGCGGCGAGGGCGCGCTGCGCCTGTTGCGGCTGCAACGCCCGGGCCGGGCCGCGATGGAGGCGGAAGCGCTGCTGCGTGGCTACCCGCTGGCGCCCGGGCTGATCCTGGCCTGATGCCCAGTTATGCGCTGCTGGTGGAGTATGACGGCACCGAATTCGTCGGCTGGCAGCGGCAATCCAACGGGCTTTCGGTGCAGCAGGTGATCGAGGCGGCAGCGGCCCGTCTCAATGCCGGCGTGCTGCCCACCGCCACCGCCTCGGGCCGGACGGATTCGGGCGTGCATGCCGAGGGGCAGGTGGTGCAGCTCAGTGTCAGCGCGGATCTCTCGCCAGCGAAGCTCCGGGCCGCCATGGATTTCCACACCCGGCCCTACCGCATCGCCATCCGTGGCGCGGCCTTCGCTGCCCCGGGCTGGTCACCGCGCTTCTCGGCGATCCAGCGGCATTATCGCTTCCGGATCCTCAACCGCCCGGCGCGGCCCGCGCTGGAAGAGGGGCGCGTCTGGCATGTGCCGCTGCCGCTAGATGCGGCAGCCATGCATGCGGCGGCGCAGCTGCTGCTGGGGCGGCATGACTTCTCCGCCTACCGCGCCACCTCCTGCCAGGCGGAATCGGCGGTGCGCACGATGGAGCGGCTGGATGTGCTGCGTGTGGCGGAGGAGATCCACATCTTCGTCAGCGCCCGCAGCTTCCTGCACCACCAGGTCCGCAACCTCGCCGGCACCCTGTATGAGGTGGGGCTCGGGCGGCGCCCGGTGGAATGGCCAAGGACCGTGCTGGATGGAAAGGATCGCCGGGCGGCGGGGCAGACCGCGCCGCCGCAGGGGCTCAGCCTGCTGCGGGTGGATTATCCCGAGCCGATCGCCTGGCTGTGATCAATTGCCGGAAATGCGGCCCGTCACCCCACCGATGAACAGGCCGAGTGCCAGGTCCAGCACGACGAACATCACCGCCGTGGCACTCTGCACACCCAGCGCCGTGCGGGTGACGAACCATTCGAGCCACATGGCATAGCCCACCGCCGCGAGACCCATCGCATTGCCGAGCCAGGCGGGCAGCCCCAGGGCCGTCGGGATCAGCAACACCACCAGCAGCAGATATTGCACGACATTGGACCAGTTCCAGGCGGCGATGAATTGCGGCCATTGCTCGCCGCGCTTGGCCTGCTCGGCCAGGATGCGCGAGGCGAGGGCAAAGGCGACCCAGCCCAGCGAATAGCCGATCACCTCGCCCGTCAGGGCGATCAGCACGCCGGCGGGGGGCGCACCCTGCGCCCACCAGGCGATGAGCCGCAGCACGACAAAGAGCGGCAGGCAGATCGCCGCCGCCAGGAAGGAATGCCGCGCGGAAGCCATGCCCGGCGGAATGAGCAGAAGCCCGGCGGCCTTGCCGCGCGCAAAGAGCCAGGCCGAGGCCAGCCCGTTGGTGATGCTCGGCGGATTCAGCGGAGGCACTCCTCGATGACGGCACGGTAGAGCCCGGCCAATGCACGCAATTCCTCGACCGGCGCCGATTCATCGCGCTGGTGCAGGCTGGCCCCCACGGCGCCGAGTTCGGCCACCGGGCAATGGCGGGTGATGAACCGCGCATCCGAGGTTCCGCCACCCG from Sediminicoccus sp. KRV36 encodes the following:
- a CDS encoding tripartite tricarboxylate transporter substrate binding protein, whose product is MKRRLLLSVLGTPALIIPALATPALAQSPWPNRPIRIIVPFAAGGSPDVIARRLAAHFTQSFGQPAVVENRTGAGGIIASEAVAKAAPDGHTLGISNALPHVTSPLLNPATPYDPLHDFTHLAILAGFPLALGVSAAGPIQTLEEFLAASRAKPGGASIGTPGQASLPHIGMELLRQTRGLNYVHVPFRGGAPAAVLETIAGRLDATFAGFGEMAANDRIRVIAMAAEQRLPSRPELPTFRDSGLDLVATVWFGLCAPAGLPPAIAARLSEAAIATAAEPSFTASLTPLGLLPGMRMGMPQAGAYVASELARWGEVVRQANITAG
- a CDS encoding Hsp20 family protein; this encodes MSRSSVFGSPLFLGFDHLEQMLDRVQKNAEGYPPYNIEQTGEARLRITLAVAGFSMEDLAITQEDNQLVIRGRQRDEADGRIFIHRGIAARQFQRAFVLAEGIEVEGAFLDNGLLHIDLQRPMPEVKVRSIPIGRQGAGPTRPVVQQRMRRDEE
- the truA gene encoding tRNA pseudouridine(38-40) synthase TruA codes for the protein MPSYALLVEYDGTEFVGWQRQSNGLSVQQVIEAAAARLNAGVLPTATASGRTDSGVHAEGQVVQLSVSADLSPAKLRAAMDFHTRPYRIAIRGAAFAAPGWSPRFSAIQRHYRFRILNRPARPALEEGRVWHVPLPLDAAAMHAAAQLLLGRHDFSAYRATSCQAESAVRTMERLDVLRVAEEIHIFVSARSFLHHQVRNLAGTLYEVGLGRRPVEWPRTVLDGKDRRAAGQTAPPQGLSLLRVDYPEPIAWL
- the fmt gene encoding methionyl-tRNA formyltransferase, with the translated sequence MRIAFMGSPDFAVPALRALHAAGHDIRAVYTQPPKPAGRGQQETPCPVHRAALALGLEVRTPARVKRDAQAHADFAALDLDVAVVAAYGLILPPAMLAAPRRGCLNIHASLLPRWRGAAPIHAAILHGDAQSGVTIMRMEEGLDTGPMLLAESVGLTRQSTTAALHDALAAMGARLILRALAESPPETPQPEAGVTYAPKLTKADGLLDWAQPAAALDARVRAMNPWPGAYFPHAGDMLRVLAAEPAEDMGAPGAMPPGTVLPGAGLVIACGEGALRLLRLQRPGRAAMEAEALLRGYPLAPGLILA
- the def gene encoding peptide deformylase, with product MTDEKLPILLVPDPRLRLKARPVAEGDDAAVRALAPRMLATMYAAPGIGLAAPQIGSDLRLIVLDCGGKDTPEPMVLINPEIIAESRERALREEGCLSLPGLYADVERPQRIKLRWRELDGMRREMEADGLLGVCLQHEIDHLNGVLFVDHLSALKRNMMLRKLAKELKLKARDADGG
- a CDS encoding ABC transporter substrate-binding protein, which codes for MDKRAVLGMALAVAFSLPAGSQTLGVGSGAPVTTIDPHFHNVGPNNALTMHIFDRLIERDGRARPHPSLATAWRPVSDTIWEMELRQGVTWHDGRPFTADDVVFTFGRVPNVPNSPGGFGGFLRAIQRVEVVNPHLIRLHTHAPHPLMPLDLASVSIIARHAAEGAATEDFNSGRAAIGTGPYRFVAFRTGDRVEMTRNDAYFGGAEPWARVSYRMLLNDASRTAALLAGDVDVIEQIPTSDLARLRRDPRVTVTEIPSLRTVYLAPDYSRDTAPPGVTDNAGQPLAANPFKDPRVRRALSLAINRDALVERVMEGAAQSTAQWLPPGAFGYNPNIRPDAFDAEAARRLLAEAGFPDGFRLTLSTPNDRWPNDARLAQGVAQMWTRIGVRTQVEALPWAGFVPRRARVEFGMQLGAWGSSTGEASNFLVNIISTNDRQRLTGANNNARYSNPFFDRFTAQASATMDEERREAMWQEAVTMFAEERPVIQLVQYLNTWAVRRGLRHDPRMDERTIAMGVRPQ